TTTTTTCCAGTTCGTGCTTTCCTAATAGCCATATGTCCAGCCTTACAAACATACATACTAGCATCTTTATTAAACTCAAATTCGTCTTCTTTTTTTCGGTTACCTTGTGTGACAACAGGGTTGAGTTTAGCTATTAACTTCATTTCGTTTGTTTTTGTATATTCAATATTCCCTTTTTCTGAATAGGCGGCATCACCAATCACAGTATCAACTTCCATACCAGCTTCCATACTTTTTTCAATTAAGGTTTCTAATTGCTTTCCGTCATTCTTTTCTCCAGTTGTAACAACAGCCGCAGTAATAATTCTTTCTTCGCTTAAGGCTATGTGTGTTTTGTAACCAAAGAATGAGGAGTCCACTGTTTTATGTCCTGTTTTTGCGTCTTCATCTTTGGATAATTGTAGATGTTCAATATCATCAGCCACAGTTTCTTTAAGCAGGTTTAATTTTTCTTTTACTTTGGGGAATTCACAAATAACCTCTTCTTTTTCAATGACTTTAATCAGCTTTTCACAGTATTCAATTTGATCTTCTAATACATCTGATGTTGTCTTGGTTGGAAATTTACTTTTCATTGTTTCATCTACTTGATAAATCGTCTTTCTTAGGTTTTTAGACCGATCAACCAGCACTTCTTTGGCTGATTTTTGATTGTA
The genomic region above belongs to Bacillus sp. FJAT-45350 and contains:
- a CDS encoding transposase; the encoded protein is MAIYDIVVPKDNVLRKINDLVDFSFVYEELVDKYCLDNGRNAIHPIRMFKYLLLKCIHNVSDVDIVERSKYDMSFKYFLDMAPEDPVIEPSSLTKFRKLRLKDVNLLDMLINKTVEIAIEKEIIKSKSIIVDATHTQSRYNQKSAKEVLVDRSKNLRKTIYQVDETMKSKFPTKTTSDVLEDQIEYCEKLIKVIEKEEVICEFPKVKEKLNLLKETVADDIEHLQLSKDEDAKTGHKTVDSSFFGYKTHIALSEERIITAAVVTTGEKNDGKQLETLIEKSMEAGMEVDTVIGDAAYSEKGNIEYTKTNEMKLIAKLNPVVTQGNRKKEDEFEFNKDASMYVCKAGHMAIRKARTGK